In Mercenaria mercenaria strain notata chromosome 14, MADL_Memer_1, whole genome shotgun sequence, the following are encoded in one genomic region:
- the LOC123533474 gene encoding putative nuclease HARBI1 yields MAARPNMLDNLTDLEIIQRYRFDRRGIEYLEDLLRPYLQPRTARHQSLSVREKILIALRYFATGGVHLNDGDIHHVSQSTVSKAVNEVVTALCTPALIQQFVSFPTQVADLDKQAQQFYGTARFPKVVGVIDGTHIKILAPSEEEDIFVNRKGYHSINVQVVFDAFDRIEDIVARWPGSTHDSRILHNSGLRQLFEKGIVHGGYHLLGDSGYPCRRWLLTPYLNPQPGAQSAYNR; encoded by the coding sequence ATGGCAGCGAGACCAAATATGTTGGACAACCTGACAGACCTTGAAATCATCCAGAGATACAGGTTTGACCGTAGAGGTATAGAGTACCTTGAGGACCTGTTGCGACCATACCTTCAGCCAAGAACAGCCAGACATCAAAGTCTCTCTGTGAGAGAGAAGATTTTAATTGCTTTGAGATATTTTGCAACTGGGGGTGTGCACTTGAATGATGGGGATATCCACCATGTTTCTCAATCAACCGTTTCAAAAGCTGTGAACGAGGTGGTAACAGCTCTATGTACACCTGCTTTAATTCAGCAGTTTGTTTCCTTCCCAACACAAGTGGCAGACCTTGACAAGCAGGCCCAACAATTTTACGGAACAGCAAGGTTTCCGAAGGTTGTTGGAGTAATTGACGGGACCCACATTAAGATACTGGCTCCATCAGAGGAGGAGGATATATTTGTGAACCGGAAGGGCTATCACAGCATAAATGTGCAGGTGGTGTTTGATGCCTTTGACAGGATCGAGGATATTGTTGCACGTTGGCCTGGTTCTACACATGACAGCAGGATACTTCACAACAGTGGGCTGAGACAGCTTTTTGAAAAAGGCATTGTCCATGGTGGTTATCATCTGTTGGGGGACAGTGGCTACCCGTGCCGTAGATGGCTGCTGACCCCCTACCTCAACCCTCAACCTGGGGCACAGAGTGCTTACAACAGGTAA